The Methylosinus sp. PW1 genome has a segment encoding these proteins:
- the istA gene encoding IS21 family transposase → MELLSVIRRWRYRQEFSIREIARRTGLSRNTVRKYLRSDSVEPGFATPDRPSRLDPFADKLAHMLRQEAAKSRKQKRTVKQLHADLVALGYDGSYNRVAAFAREWKAARHREQQTCGRGAFVPLTFLPGEAFQFDWSEDWAIIAGERTKLQVAQFKLSYSRAFFLRAYPQQTHEMLFDAHNHAFRVLGGVPRRGVYDNMRTAIDKIGRGKERQVNARFAAMVSHFLFEAAFCNPASGWEKGQIEKNVQDARHRLWQPIPSFPSLAALNDWLEARCRELWAEIPHSAQPGTIAEAWREEVPQLMQPPRPFDGFVEHTKRVTPTCLIHLDRNRYSVPASFANRPVSVRVYPERVVVAAEGQIVCEHARVFARSHDDKSVTVYDWRHYLSVIQRKPGALRNGAPFAELPVALRTLQQRMLEKPGGDREMVEILALVLQHDEQAVLTAVQLALEAGAPTKTHILNLLHRLVDGKPVDAPPVKPPNALTLTTEPQANVERYDALRKGREARHAS, encoded by the coding sequence ATGGAGTTATTGAGCGTCATCCGACGCTGGCGATATCGGCAGGAGTTTTCGATCCGGGAGATTGCGCGACGCACGGGGCTGTCGCGCAATACGGTGCGCAAATACCTGCGCTCGGACAGCGTGGAGCCGGGGTTCGCCACGCCCGATCGACCGAGCCGGCTCGATCCGTTCGCCGACAAGCTGGCGCACATGCTGCGTCAGGAGGCCGCAAAATCGCGCAAGCAGAAGCGGACGGTCAAGCAGTTGCACGCGGATCTGGTCGCCCTCGGCTACGACGGCTCCTACAATCGCGTGGCGGCGTTCGCGCGCGAGTGGAAGGCGGCGCGGCATCGGGAGCAGCAGACCTGCGGGCGCGGCGCGTTCGTGCCGCTGACGTTTCTGCCCGGCGAGGCGTTCCAGTTCGACTGGTCGGAGGATTGGGCGATCATCGCGGGCGAGCGGACGAAGTTGCAGGTCGCCCAGTTCAAGCTCTCCTACAGCCGTGCGTTCTTCCTTCGCGCCTACCCGCAGCAGACGCATGAGATGCTCTTCGACGCCCACAACCACGCCTTCCGCGTGCTGGGCGGCGTGCCCCGGCGAGGCGTCTACGACAACATGCGCACCGCGATCGACAAGATCGGGCGTGGCAAAGAACGCCAGGTCAACGCCCGCTTCGCCGCGATGGTCAGCCACTTCCTGTTCGAGGCCGCATTCTGCAATCCGGCCTCCGGCTGGGAAAAGGGGCAAATCGAGAAGAACGTTCAGGATGCTCGTCATCGCCTCTGGCAGCCAATCCCGAGCTTTCCGTCGCTGGCGGCGCTCAACGACTGGCTGGAGGCGCGATGCCGCGAGCTGTGGGCCGAGATTCCGCACAGCGCGCAGCCGGGGACGATCGCGGAGGCTTGGCGCGAGGAGGTTCCGCAACTGATGCAGCCTCCGCGGCCATTCGACGGCTTCGTCGAACACACCAAGCGGGTCACGCCGACGTGCCTGATCCATCTGGACCGCAATCGCTACAGCGTGCCGGCTTCATTCGCCAATCGCCCCGTCAGCGTGCGGGTCTACCCTGAGCGCGTCGTCGTCGCCGCCGAGGGGCAGATCGTGTGCGAGCACGCCCGCGTCTTCGCCCGGTCGCATGACGACAAGAGCGTGACGGTCTACGACTGGCGGCATTATCTCTCCGTCATCCAGCGCAAGCCGGGCGCGCTGCGCAATGGCGCGCCCTTCGCGGAACTGCCGGTCGCCTTACGGACGCTGCAACAGCGCATGCTCGAGAAGCCGGGAGGCGACCGTGAGATGGTCGAGATTTTGGCTCTGGTCCTACAGCACGACGAGCAGGCCGTGCTGACCGCCGTCCAATTGGCGCTGGAGGCCGGCGCGCCGACCAAGACGCACATCTTGAACCTGTTGCATCGCTTGGTGGACGGCAAGCCGGTCGACGCGCCGCCCGTGAAACCGCCCAACGCGCTGACGCTCACCACCGAGCCGCAGGCCAATGTCGAGCGTTACGACGCGCTGCGCAAGGGTCGGGAGGCGCGCCATGCGTCATAA
- a CDS encoding recombinase family protein, translated as MPLIGYARVSTEEQVTDAQTDVLKAAGCVEIFREHMSGAKASRPELAKALSRVRRGDVLVVARLDRLARSLSHLLAVIAELDAKGAHFKSLADPIDTTTPQGRFALQVLGAVAELERALIRERTKDGLRAAKKRGRIAGNPKLRAGDRDAIQRIVDAKAANYFERVNRTAEHWLPVVRQMRPDHRWQDVVRVLNAKRDGVSGAPLPQWTVERLKRAVKCFVAEGLIEPRLLHQAASRKVSSERLVTLVAGIKRANPDLTLAQIGAQLEAMYERTPRGGARWAPSSVKSLLDRAEKLRLLDAETL; from the coding sequence ATGCCCCTGATCGGCTACGCCCGCGTCTCGACCGAGGAGCAGGTCACGGACGCCCAGACCGATGTGCTGAAGGCCGCCGGCTGCGTCGAGATTTTTCGTGAGCATATGTCTGGCGCAAAGGCATCGCGGCCGGAGCTGGCCAAGGCCCTTTCGCGGGTGCGCCGCGGCGACGTGCTGGTGGTCGCGCGGCTCGACCGTTTGGCCCGTTCGCTGTCGCATCTCCTGGCCGTGATCGCCGAGCTCGACGCCAAGGGCGCGCATTTCAAATCGCTGGCCGATCCCATCGACACGACGACGCCGCAAGGCCGTTTCGCCCTGCAGGTTCTCGGCGCCGTGGCCGAGCTGGAGCGCGCCCTGATCCGGGAGCGCACCAAAGACGGGTTGCGCGCCGCCAAGAAGCGCGGCCGTATCGCCGGCAATCCAAAGCTCCGCGCCGGCGACCGCGACGCCATCCAGCGCATCGTCGACGCCAAGGCGGCGAATTATTTCGAGCGCGTCAATCGAACGGCCGAACATTGGCTTCCAGTCGTCCGGCAAATGCGCCCGGATCACCGCTGGCAGGACGTCGTGCGCGTGCTCAACGCCAAGCGCGATGGCGTCAGCGGCGCTCCCCTGCCCCAATGGACCGTCGAGCGCTTGAAGCGCGCGGTCAAATGTTTCGTCGCCGAGGGTTTGATCGAGCCCCGCCTCCTCCATCAAGCCGCCAGCCGAAAGGTCAGCAGCGAGCGCCTCGTCACGCTCGTCGCCGGGATCAAACGGGCCAATCCCGATTTGACGCTCGCGCAAATCGGCGCGCAGCTCGAGGCCATGTATGAGCGCACGCCGCGCGGAGGAGCCCGCTGGGCGCCCTCCTCCGTCAAAAGCCTGCTCGATCGCGCCGAAAAGCTCCGATTGCTCGACGCCGAAACGCTGTGA
- the repC gene encoding plasmid replication protein RepC translates to MQTRPTTPFGRRPLSLAMVASQAATENFAAKPGASETVVHKWRLFRALTEAKEPLGVTERALSVLHALLSFHQETALSLPEIDSMSAEAGSAGAGIVVFPSNRELSIRAHGMAPATLRRHLACLVDAGLIIRRDSPNGKRFARKGQGGAIEDAFGFDLAPLVARSSEIENLAEEVRAENRAIALLREKITLTRRDIVKMIETGLGEGVSGDWDGAHQRYAALSGRYGRGLSRADLEALAAELATLAAEIHKSLETHIKAQNMSGNESQSERHIQNQTTNSSDLEPSLQEGRADPPQPNLEQGRGPIDRASETSSERSRTVDPKQSLRAYPLGMVLEACPDIVDYGRSGEISSWRDLATAAATVRSALGVSPDAWAQALEVLGEHDAAIVIAAILQRGDEIKSAGGYLRVLTEKARAGEFSLGPVLMALLRGRAAKAARERKKTG, encoded by the coding sequence ATGCAGACACGTCCAACGACGCCCTTCGGGCGGCGGCCACTGTCGCTCGCCATGGTAGCGAGCCAGGCCGCGACCGAGAATTTCGCCGCAAAGCCGGGCGCGTCCGAAACCGTCGTCCACAAATGGCGATTGTTTCGCGCGCTCACCGAAGCCAAGGAGCCGCTCGGCGTCACTGAGCGTGCGCTATCCGTGCTGCACGCACTGCTGAGCTTCCATCAGGAGACAGCGCTCAGTCTGCCGGAGATCGATTCGATGTCCGCCGAGGCGGGCTCGGCCGGCGCCGGCATCGTCGTGTTTCCTTCGAATCGGGAACTCTCGATTCGCGCCCATGGCATGGCGCCGGCGACGCTCCGCCGGCATCTCGCCTGTCTCGTCGACGCCGGCCTCATCATCCGCCGTGACTCTCCGAACGGCAAACGCTTCGCCCGGAAAGGGCAGGGCGGAGCCATTGAGGACGCTTTCGGCTTCGACCTCGCGCCGCTCGTCGCGCGCTCGAGCGAAATCGAGAACCTCGCCGAGGAGGTGCGGGCGGAGAACCGCGCGATCGCGCTGCTGCGCGAAAAGATCACGCTCACGCGGCGCGACATCGTCAAGATGATCGAGACCGGACTGGGCGAAGGCGTTTCCGGCGATTGGGATGGCGCGCACCAGCGCTACGCCGCGCTTTCGGGACGCTATGGCCGAGGGCTTTCCCGCGCGGATCTGGAGGCTTTGGCGGCTGAACTCGCCACGCTGGCGGCCGAAATCCACAAGTCGCTGGAAACGCACATAAAAGCTCAGAATATGAGCGGCAATGAGTCTCAATCTGAGCGTCACATACAGAATCAAACCACAAACTCTTCTGATCTTGAACCTAGCCTTCAAGAAGGCAGGGCCGATCCGCCCCAGCCAAACCTCGAACAGGGCAGGGGGCCGATCGATCGAGCGTCGGAAACATCCTCGGAACGCTCTCGGACTGTCGACCCGAAGCAGTCGCTTCGAGCCTATCCGCTCGGAATGGTGCTGGAGGCCTGTCCAGACATCGTCGATTACGGCAGGAGCGGCGAAATTTCCTCATGGCGGGATTTGGCTACTGCGGCGGCGACAGTGCGCTCGGCGCTCGGCGTGTCGCCAGACGCCTGGGCGCAAGCCCTGGAGGTCCTGGGCGAGCATGACGCCGCGATCGTCATCGCCGCGATCCTGCAACGCGGCGATGAGATCAAGAGCGCCGGCGGCTATCTCCGCGTCCTGACCGAAAAGGCGAGGGCAGGGGAATTCTCGCTCGGACCCGTGCTGATGGCCCTGTTGCGTGGCAGGGCCGCGAAGGCGGCGCGCGAACGAAAGAAAACAGGGTGA
- the repB gene encoding plasmid partitioning protein RepB, which yields MKRPSILSKLGSTEAAIDPPQLHSVASQPRQRVVSTAITGLSRSLDDLTADSVTTLDAGLIDPSPFGDRLEQDQEALNLLVASIEAEGQKIPVLVRPHPKMDGRYQLAYGHRRLQALKSLDRKVRAFIRPLTDAELILEQGAENGSREALTWIERALFAKEMEAQGLTSKAVWTTLGVDRTGLSKMRSVVEAVPRDVIRAIGRAPGVGQPRWQDLATAFSTDGALDRAAAIMAGSSFASMASDQRFLAVLKVFEEDRASAAYAERKEITSTNGRQIAYVSWTAKGHTFAIHKSERRFSTWLTENLPDLYKRFQEGSGSESPDVESSQH from the coding sequence TTGAAAAGACCGTCCATTCTGAGCAAGCTCGGATCCACGGAAGCCGCCATCGATCCGCCACAGCTGCACAGTGTGGCGTCGCAGCCACGTCAGCGTGTCGTTTCCACGGCGATCACCGGGCTGAGCCGCAGCCTCGACGATCTCACAGCGGATTCCGTCACGACTCTCGACGCTGGCCTTATCGATCCGTCTCCCTTCGGCGATCGCCTCGAGCAGGATCAAGAGGCGCTCAATCTGCTCGTCGCTTCGATCGAAGCAGAAGGTCAAAAAATCCCTGTTCTCGTCCGACCGCACCCGAAAATGGACGGCCGGTATCAGCTCGCATACGGCCATCGTCGCCTTCAGGCTCTCAAGTCCCTGGACCGGAAGGTTCGGGCCTTCATTCGACCGCTGACCGACGCCGAGCTGATCCTAGAGCAAGGGGCGGAAAACGGTAGCCGAGAAGCGCTGACATGGATCGAGCGAGCGCTTTTTGCAAAGGAAATGGAAGCGCAGGGGCTCACTTCGAAAGCGGTTTGGACGACGCTCGGCGTCGATAGAACGGGGCTTTCGAAAATGAGATCCGTCGTCGAAGCCGTCCCCAGAGACGTCATTCGTGCGATCGGACGCGCTCCCGGCGTCGGGCAGCCCCGATGGCAAGACCTCGCGACCGCTTTTTCGACGGACGGCGCTCTCGATAGAGCCGCCGCGATCATGGCGGGAAGCAGTTTCGCCAGCATGGCGTCCGACCAGAGATTTCTCGCGGTCCTGAAGGTTTTCGAAGAGGACCGGGCCTCCGCGGCATATGCCGAGCGCAAGGAGATCACGAGTACGAACGGCAGACAAATCGCCTATGTTTCTTGGACAGCCAAGGGGCACACCTTCGCAATTCACAAAAGCGAACGGCGGTTCTCGACCTGGCTGACCGAGAACTTGCCGGACCTGTACAAACGGTTTCAGGAAGGGAGCGGGTCGGAATCCCCCGATGTTGAGAGCTCGCAACATTGA
- the repA gene encoding plasmid partitioning protein RepA, whose amino-acid sequence MDAMSDTTAKIDRFTAALSQELLSLRTRLYPPSSQKAFGRTFSTNDLVRLLKVPESTLRSLTLEGKGPQPARLDNNRRVYTLQQVSELRTYLAEVRPEDALALKPWRRPSEPLQVVTCTNFKGGSSKTTSSIHLAHYLAIQGYRVLCVDLDPQASLTSLFGLQPEFDVGHDETAYAAIRYNGHKPFRAVIRDTYIPGVSIVPGNLELMEFEHDTARALASRERDDLGLFFMRLKKSIDQVARDFDIAILDTPPNLGFGTLAGLFAATILIITVHPAMLDVASMNQYLIMLRDLTDELARYGARLEQNWIRFLVTRHTPSDGPQAHIVGLLRHLFEEHVFVSTALESTAVAAAGLAKKSLYELEPGEVPRESWKRALESMDSVNAEILALIHKSWGRA is encoded by the coding sequence ATGGACGCTATGTCGGATACGACGGCAAAAATCGATCGCTTCACAGCCGCTCTCTCTCAGGAGCTGCTGTCGCTGCGAACTCGGCTATACCCTCCGTCGTCCCAAAAAGCGTTCGGGCGGACGTTCTCGACAAACGACCTCGTGCGCCTCCTCAAGGTTCCCGAATCGACCCTCCGATCGCTCACACTGGAAGGCAAGGGACCTCAACCCGCGCGCCTCGATAACAATCGGCGCGTCTACACACTTCAACAGGTCTCCGAGCTGCGGACCTACCTCGCTGAGGTCAGGCCAGAGGACGCCCTGGCTCTCAAACCATGGAGGCGGCCGAGCGAGCCACTCCAAGTCGTGACCTGCACGAACTTCAAAGGCGGATCGTCCAAGACCACCTCGAGCATCCATCTCGCCCATTACCTCGCAATCCAGGGCTATCGCGTGCTCTGCGTGGACCTCGATCCGCAGGCCTCGCTCACGAGTCTCTTCGGACTGCAGCCCGAATTCGACGTTGGCCATGACGAAACCGCTTACGCCGCCATTCGATACAATGGCCATAAGCCCTTTCGCGCAGTCATTCGGGATACCTACATCCCCGGCGTCTCGATCGTGCCGGGCAATCTCGAGCTGATGGAGTTCGAGCATGACACCGCACGGGCTCTCGCATCGCGTGAACGCGATGACCTCGGCTTGTTTTTTATGCGACTGAAAAAATCGATCGACCAAGTCGCTCGTGACTTCGATATCGCGATTCTCGACACGCCGCCCAATCTCGGGTTCGGCACTCTCGCTGGTCTCTTTGCCGCTACAATCCTCATCATCACGGTCCACCCGGCGATGCTGGACGTTGCGAGCATGAATCAATATCTGATTATGCTTCGAGATCTCACAGATGAGCTCGCGCGCTATGGCGCCCGGCTCGAGCAGAATTGGATACGTTTTCTCGTCACGCGCCATACGCCCAGCGACGGGCCGCAAGCACATATCGTCGGGCTACTGAGGCACCTCTTCGAGGAGCACGTCTTCGTTTCGACGGCGCTCGAAAGCACAGCCGTCGCAGCGGCGGGTCTCGCGAAGAAATCGCTCTACGAGCTCGAGCCCGGCGAGGTGCCACGAGAATCCTGGAAGAGGGCGCTCGAGAGCATGGATAGCGTGAACGCAGAAATTCTGGCGCTCATCCACAAATCATGGGGGAGAGCTTGA